The following proteins are co-located in the bacterium genome:
- a CDS encoding DUF420 domain-containing protein, producing MSLGDRLAILNAVLNGTAAVFLVLGWISVRAKRIDRHRFFMGGAFVISILFLISYLTRFYFTGVHRYPGTGAMRTVYFLVLATHTPLAAAVPFLAIRSIYLGLKNRIEAHRRIARVTLPIWMYVSVTGVLIYFMLYQWA from the coding sequence ATGAGCTTGGGCGATCGTCTGGCGATTCTCAACGCCGTTCTCAACGGAACCGCCGCCGTTTTCCTGGTGCTGGGCTGGATATCGGTCCGGGCCAAAAGAATCGACCGCCACCGCTTTTTCATGGGCGGAGCCTTCGTCATCTCGATCCTGTTTTTGATTTCCTACCTGACGCGGTTTTATTTCACCGGGGTCCATCGTTATCCCGGCACCGGGGCCATGCGGACGGTGTATTTCTTGGTGTTGGCCACTCACACCCCCTTGGCGGCGGCCGTGCCTTTCCTGGCGATTCGGTCGATCTACCTCGGGCTGAAGAACCGGATCGAGGCCCATCGCCGAATCGCGCGGGTCACCTTGCCGATTTGGATGTACGTCTCGGTCACCGGCGTCTTGATTTATTTTATGCTCTATCAGTGGGCGTAG
- a CDS encoding SCO family protein, which translates to MRRTIAGVLMILCLAACQRKELPVLGQIPEFKLTSQDAKPFTQEEMKGKVWVADFIFTSCGGACPLMTERMKKSIQASLLEMKGEGGEPPAKIVSFSVDPERDSPEVLAQYAKNHGAEPGIWVFLTGPLDEITRTVVQGFKISMGKVPSQAPNQDEIWEVVHGEQFLLIDAQGRIRGYYSSEGSDLRRLLTDLKSLIKGSAS; encoded by the coding sequence ATGAGAAGAACGATCGCCGGTGTCCTGATGATCCTTTGCCTGGCGGCTTGCCAGCGGAAGGAGCTGCCGGTCCTGGGCCAGATTCCCGAATTCAAGCTCACGTCCCAAGACGCCAAGCCCTTCACCCAGGAGGAGATGAAGGGCAAAGTCTGGGTCGCCGACTTCATCTTCACTTCCTGCGGCGGCGCCTGCCCGCTGATGACCGAGCGGATGAAGAAGAGCATTCAAGCCTCGCTCTTGGAGATGAAGGGCGAGGGCGGGGAGCCGCCGGCCAAGATCGTCTCCTTCAGCGTCGATCCGGAGCGCGACAGCCCCGAGGTCTTGGCCCAATACGCCAAGAATCACGGGGCCGAGCCCGGAATCTGGGTTTTTCTCACCGGACCGCTGGATGAGATCACCCGGACCGTGGTCCAGGGTTTCAAGATCAGCATGGGCAAGGTCCCGAGCCAGGCGCCGAATCAGGACGAGATTTGGGAAGTCGTGCACGGCGAGCAATTTTTGCTGATCGACGCCCAGGGCCGGATTCGCGGTTATTATTCCTCGGAAGGCAGCGATCTCCGTCGTCTGCTGACCGATCTCAAATCCTTGATCAAGGGGAGTGCTTCATGA